One genomic segment of Culturomica massiliensis includes these proteins:
- the purD gene encoding phosphoribosylamine--glycine ligase — protein sequence MKVLLLGSGGREHALAWKMIQSPELEKLYVAPGNAGTSEIAENIAIKPTDFKTIAGFIAEKNIDMVVVGPEDPLVAGVRDYLENDERLTGLMIIGPGKAGAILEGSKDFAKEFMFRHHIPTAAYLTVTPDSIEKGISFLRTLRPPYVLKADGLAAGKGVLILNDLSEAEQELQSMLNGKFGKASNQVVIEEFLQGIEISVFALTDGQDYKILGSAKDYKRIGEGDTGLNTGGMGAVSPVPFADTAFNKKVEDKIIRPTIEGLQKDGISYKGFLFFGLMNCNGEPWVIEYNVRMGDPETEVVIPRIQSDILELFKATAQGKLAKADFTMDKRFCTTVMLVSKGYPEDYEKGKEIQIGNIQDSIVFHAGTQKTENRVVTNGGRVIAVSSYGNTMQEALTLSYENLEKIDFNGKTFRKDIGKDLMQ from the coding sequence ATGAAGGTTTTATTATTAGGAAGCGGAGGCCGTGAACACGCCCTGGCCTGGAAAATGATTCAAAGTCCGGAACTGGAAAAGCTATATGTAGCCCCGGGAAATGCAGGAACAAGTGAAATCGCAGAAAATATTGCCATAAAACCGACAGATTTTAAAACCATCGCCGGCTTCATTGCCGAAAAAAATATCGATATGGTTGTTGTCGGACCGGAAGATCCTCTGGTTGCCGGTGTTCGGGATTATCTCGAAAACGACGAACGTCTGACCGGCCTGATGATTATCGGCCCCGGAAAGGCAGGAGCCATTCTGGAGGGAAGCAAAGACTTTGCAAAAGAATTCATGTTTCGCCATCATATACCTACAGCCGCTTACTTAACAGTAACACCGGATTCCATAGAAAAAGGGATCTCTTTTTTACGAACCTTACGTCCTCCCTATGTATTGAAAGCCGATGGCCTGGCTGCCGGGAAAGGGGTCTTGATTTTAAATGATTTGTCGGAAGCCGAACAGGAATTACAATCCATGCTAAACGGAAAATTCGGAAAGGCCAGCAATCAAGTCGTTATCGAGGAATTTCTGCAAGGCATCGAAATTTCCGTATTTGCGCTGACGGATGGCCAAGATTATAAAATACTGGGATCTGCTAAAGACTACAAAAGAATCGGAGAAGGTGATACAGGCCTGAATACGGGTGGTATGGGAGCCGTTTCGCCGGTACCGTTCGCCGACACGGCTTTCAATAAAAAAGTAGAAGACAAAATCATACGTCCGACCATTGAAGGTTTGCAAAAAGACGGTATTAGCTACAAAGGTTTTCTGTTTTTCGGATTGATGAATTGCAACGGCGAACCTTGGGTTATCGAATACAATGTGCGCATGGGAGACCCCGAGACAGAAGTCGTTATTCCCCGCATACAATCCGATATTCTCGAGCTATTTAAAGCAACTGCCCAAGGTAAACTGGCCAAAGCTGACTTTACCATGGATAAACGATTCTGTACAACAGTCATGCTTGTTTCCAAAGGCTATCCGGAAGACTACGAAAAAGGAAAAGAAATTCAAATCGGAAATATACAGGATTCTATCGTATTTCATGCAGGTACCCAGAAAACAGAAAACCGGGTAGTAACAAACGGAGGACGTGTCATTGCCGTCAGTTCTTATGGAAATACAATGCAGGAAGCACTGACTTTGTCTTATGAAAATCTGGAAAAAATCGATTTCAACGGCAAAACTTTCAGAAAGGACATCGGCAAGGATTTGATGCAATAA
- a CDS encoding DUF2461 domain-containing protein, which translates to MKAIFDFLRKLRDNNDREWFNAHKPEYLELKDRFEKWISELIERTADFDEEVRGLAAKDCVYRIYRDTRFSPDKTPYKTHFGAYIASPGGRNSNRAGYYVHLEPDGSLLGGGLYCPDPALLKRLRQDIYDNIEEFTSILQEKAFVKEFTGIDDTDKLKRVPAPFPADFPQGDLLKYKHYDVVTYKPETFFEGTEAIARVAEVFKKMYTFNRFLNYTVDEG; encoded by the coding sequence ATGAAAGCAATATTTGATTTTTTGCGTAAGTTGCGGGACAATAACGATAGGGAGTGGTTTAATGCTCATAAGCCGGAATACCTGGAATTGAAGGATCGTTTCGAGAAATGGATCAGTGAATTGATAGAGCGGACGGCAGATTTCGATGAAGAAGTCCGGGGGCTGGCTGCAAAGGATTGTGTTTACCGGATTTATCGGGATACTCGTTTTTCTCCGGATAAAACGCCTTATAAAACTCATTTCGGTGCTTATATTGCAAGTCCGGGCGGACGTAACAGCAATCGGGCAGGATATTATGTACATCTGGAACCGGACGGAAGTTTATTGGGAGGTGGTTTATATTGTCCCGATCCGGCTTTGCTGAAAAGATTGCGGCAGGATATTTATGATAATATCGAGGAGTTTACTTCGATATTGCAGGAGAAGGCTTTTGTAAAGGAATTTACAGGCATAGATGATACGGATAAACTGAAACGGGTGCCTGCTCCTTTTCCCGCAGATTTCCCACAGGGAGATTTGCTGAAATACAAGCATTACGATGTCGTTACTTATAAGCCGGAAACTTTTTTTGAGGGAACGGAAGCAATAGCCCGGGTTGCTGAAGTGTTTAAGAAGATGTACACTTTCAATCGTTTTTTGAATTATACGGTAGATGAGGGCTGA
- a CDS encoding PAS domain-containing protein: MDYFKEADVAVTVCDKEGRIIDMNDKSRKTFLKPGREELIGKNVLDCHPEPAKSLLADMLQHPRTNAYTIEKEGVKKLIYQTPWYENGEYMGFMELSMVIPFEMKHMIRK, from the coding sequence ATGGATTATTTTAAAGAAGCAGATGTCGCAGTAACCGTATGTGATAAAGAGGGGCGTATCATAGATATGAACGATAAATCGCGTAAGACATTTCTGAAACCCGGAAGGGAAGAGCTGATCGGTAAAAATGTGTTGGATTGTCATCCGGAACCGGCGAAGTCTTTGTTGGCTGATATGTTACAACATCCGCGGACGAATGCCTATACGATAGAAAAAGAAGGTGTAAAAAAGTTGATTTATCAAACGCCATGGTATGAAAATGGTGAGTATATGGGATTTATGGAACTTTCGATGGTTATACCGTTTGAAATGAAGCATATGATTCGCAAATAG